In Drosophila yakuba strain Tai18E2 chromosome 2R, Prin_Dyak_Tai18E2_2.1, whole genome shotgun sequence, a single genomic region encodes these proteins:
- the LOC6532069 gene encoding E3 ubiquitin-protein ligase ZNF598 yields the protein MQNGKPRSAARSSYHRRPRSGVASTSTDNSAVKPEATDNHTGNDDNACVVCFKNVEIFSIGDCDHPVCYECSTRMRVLCQQNECPICRHVLSKVLFTLDKLPYRELEANNRSDFYSKKYRIGFCTAEIQQQFFKLLDHPCPKCDAPPYRTFQGLRNHVRSEHSLLYCDLCVETLKIFTFERRCYTQAELQLHNTKGDPDNRSHRGHPLCEYCKKRYLDRDELFRHLRREHYFCHFCDADGCNEFYNDYADLADHFRAEHFLCEEGKCATEQFVGAFRNEIEYKAHVANVHGKSLNKQQAKQTRTLQLEITLGPRGRSGQTEQGIANMRARNDEHNDYQSDLPSSSQRHVSIDAGNEEQFPTLRGASTAPSVSLVRPPPPSMRNLSGSSGLARTKENFPALGGGNGASNAGTTSSSLAARAAQSQHPVAAVFKKPTSAANSGSRSGPASNGMLLHVSNRPAAAPKKAAAPQLDFPALPGKGNKKNLRDLEEDMLPSGSAVPMANISAKHRSLADDYVSVANPSTFQKLQMVQKEEDEAKARQAALKKSAPKLTASEFPSLGPSASASSSRAPAPKPASGSPSLNWSKPASEKKQRELENRKAKVAPAPVLPSPTSRPAPKASNNNVQEQQTNKKDKKQKDKKSNQENQPKTGKQKEKNNNNEQKANGAPTTPIRSPPGLESGGSLKPPPGFVSNVTVNSVAKLPNNLTFTSSLGESYNIVPSPYTYTDPPDTGIRNQKLVDEVMSLLKTPEALNEFRLLSSKFRDGSCTGQAYYEHCQCAMLSSFYNLFPELLAMLPDISKQQELYLVHKQHLNSLSPAQRKSVPTLEVCKVCKQILTSADLKGHQQAHELTKNFPVLGSSASNTHRN from the exons CGAGTGCCCCATCTGCCGCCACGTCCTGTCCAAG GTTTTGTTTACACTGGATAAGCTGCCGTATCGCGAACTGGAGGCCAATAACCGCTCTGATTTTTACAGCAAGAAGTACCGCATCGGCTTTTGCACCGCCGAGATTCAGCAGCAATTCTTCAAATTGCTAGACCATCCCTGCCCCAA ATGCGATGCCCCTCCATACCGCACGTTCCAGGGCCTTCGCAACCATGTGCGCAGCGAGCACAGCCTGCTGTACTGTGACCTGTGCGTCGAGACCCTCAAGATCTTCACCTTCGAACGGAGGTGCTACACTCAGGCGGAGCTGCAGCTACACAACACCAAGGGCGATCCGGACAATCGGTCGCATCGCGGTCATCCTTTGTGCGAATACTGCAAGAAACGCTATTTGGACCGTGATGAGCTGTTTCGGCATTTGCGCCGCGAGCACTACTTCTGCCACTTCTGCGACGCCGACGGCTGCAATGAGTTCTACAATGACTATGCGGATCTGGCGGATCATTTCCGGGCGGAGCACTTTCTCTGCGAGGAGGGTAAGTGCGCCACCGAGCAGTTTGTCGGCGCTTTCCGCAACGAAATCGAGTACAAGGCCCACGTGGCCAACGTGCACGGCAAGTCGCTCAACAAGCAACAGGCCAAGCAGACTCGCACCTTGCAGCTGGAGATTACTTTGGGGCCTCGTGGACGTAGCGGACAGACGGAGCAGGGCATAGCCAACATGAGAGCCAG GAATGACGAGCACAACGACTACCAGTCCGATTTGCCATCGAGTAGCCAGCGTCATGTGAGCATTGATGCTGGCAACGAAGAGCAGTTTCCCACATTGAGAGGCGCTTCCACAGCTCCCAGCGTATCCTTAGTGAGACCGCCGCCGCCCTCGATGCGCAATCTTAGTGGATCTTCGGGTCTTGCTCGGACCAAGGAAAACTTCCCGGCTCTGGGAGGGGGAAATGGAGCTAGCAACGCCGGGACGACCAGCAGCAGCCTCGCCGCCCGAGCTGCTCAATCTCAGCATCCCGTGGCAGCTGTCTTTAAGAAACCCACAAGCGCGGCAAACTCTGGCAGTCGAAGTGGGCCTGCCAGTAACGGAATGCTTCTGCATGTGTCAAATCGACCAGCAGCTGCGCCAAAGAAGGCAGCCGCACCGCAGCTAGACTTTCCTGCATTGCCGGGTAAGGGAAACAAGAAGAACCTGCGGGACCTAGAGGAGGATATGCTGCCTAGCGGCTCTGCAGTGCCCATGGCGAACATCTCAGCTAAGCATCGGTCTCTGGCCGATGACTACGTGTCAGTGGCTAACCCGAGCACCTTCCAAAAGCTTCAAATGGTACaaaaggaggaggacgaggccAAAGCGCGTCAGGCGGCTTTGAAGAAGAGTGCGCCCAAACTCACTGCGTCCGAATTCCCTAGTCTTGGACCGAGTGCCAGCGCCAGCTCGAGCAGGGCGCCTGCTCCGAAGCCAGCCAGCGGATCTCCCTCATTGAACTGGTCCAAGCCAGCTTCCGAGAAAAAGCAACGTGAGCTGGAGAATCGCAAGGCCAAAGTGGCACCGGCCCCGGTATTGCCGAGTCCAACATCTAGACCGGCTCCCAAGGCCAGCAATAACAATGTCCAAGAGCAGCAGACGAATAAAAAGGATAAGAAGCAGAAGGATAAAAAGAGCAATCAGGAAAATCAGCCCAAGACGGGCAAACAGaaggaaaaaaacaataacaacgaaCAAAAAGCCAATGGGGCTCCAACTACGCCAATACGTTCTCCGCCCGGTTTAGAATCTGGCGGATCGCTTAAACCACCACCAGGATTCGTGTCCAACGTGACTGTCAACTCGGTGGCCAAGCTGCCCAACAATCTCACGTTCACCAGTTCTCTGGGCGAGTCGTATAACATTGTACCTAGTCCCTACACGTACACCGATCCACCAGATACCGGGATCAGAAATCAG AAATTGGTTGATGAGGTTATGTCCTTACTCAAGACCCCAGAGGCACTGAACGAATTTCGCTTGCTTTCGTCCAAGTTTCGGGACGGATCCTGTACTGGTCAAGCCTATTACGAGCACTGCCAGTGCGCCATGCTGAGCTCATTTTACAACCTGTTTCCGGAGCTTCTGGCCATGCTGCCAGACATAAGCAAGCAACAG GAACTGTACCTAGTGCACAAACAGCACCTGAACAGCTTGTCGCCCGCTCAGCGCAAATCCGTGCCCACACTTGAAGTTTGCAAGGTATGCAAACAGATCCTCACCAGCGCCGACCTAAAGGGCCACCAGCAGGCGCATGAGCTAACCAAAAATTTTCCGGTACTCGGAAGCTCAGCTTCCAACACGCACCGCAACTGA
- the LOC6532070 gene encoding unconventional prefoldin RPB5 interactor-like protein — MARPTVTLSSQATITMDRREDALLQALQTNASETERWEAFKRDNESTIRNLDKFAQNLSVEVMVPIGRKALMPGELIHTNELLVGHYEGYFSACSAHKAKEICQHRLKLAEEQLEKLAVENDLWQKKLNTPFAEGAVPSGDQVEIVEDFNEESHNKWLAEHRKRVRQQKLKERLEREAEPPEKDNEVLRKLEEREMMEELGLDPDNIDEGQLHEMLSHEPQKTINESSPKSLTQTEEEELWKKLEAEEQQETAELSSEAEESLQTTEKLVRQLMSGETETPSSKKRVAGISRTVEVQETISEDDDDDGDQEEEVQTIREQMCLLPNEEREPFLRAQLQVLKAKMRKIQKVNFISDELIHLMNVVVMLEDDLQDMIFEQELEASEEEEVVEDNRLPEEPSEELVTVPEASTNKRRISFALSDEKLEFRREETVAEMLPNAKKNSRDIVKLNAPVKPAANPQPVSIKTERQTNLDIMQKVERNIEFVKENQSVQDFDLLNRIMEESTGLINTLHIGFTHSGAIPSPRSDQSDAIPGNPSDFYEKYEREKARLNDSFPIYVNGFEGEEQVKVPIMSEASRGSAYEDPRSQFSKPNSSEGDTTDPESSTKSILRNKSAVNLEPQNVSQQPKKGRKGRKQKKKERTLDDDLRDMSAYQKVMHDLVEKEPTAPEPLPSGKFIDSHAPRKRVSRFKEQRALNKT, encoded by the exons ATGGCGCGACCTACGGTCACACTAAGCTCGcaagcaacaataacaatggaCCGGCGAGAGGATGCTCTGCTACAG GCCCTCCAAACGAACGCCAGCGAGACAGAGCGCTGGGAAGCCTTCAAGCGCGACAATGAGAGCACCATCCGGAACTTGGACAAGTTCGCCCAGAATCTCAGCGTGGAGGTTATGGTGCCCATTGGACGAAAGGCGCTGATGCCCGGCGAGCTGATCCACACCAACGAGCTTCTGGTGGGCCACTACGAGGGCTACTTCTCCGCCTGCTCCGCCCACAAGGCCAAGGAGATCTGCCAGCACCGCCTGAAGCTGGCCGAGGAGCAGCTAGAAAAGCTCGCCGTCGAGAACGATCTGTGGCA AAAAAAACTCAACACTCCGTTTGCGGAGGGAGCGGTTCCCAGTGGCGATCAAGTAGAGATTGTGGAGGACTTCAACGAGGAGTCCCACAACAAGTGGTTGGCGGAGCACAGAAAGCGAGTGCGTCAGCAAAAGCTGAAGGAACGCCTCGAACGAGAGGCGGAACCTCCAGAAAAAGATAATGAAGTGCTGAGAAAGCTAGAAGAGCGAGAAATGATGGAGGAACTAGGTCTGGATCCCGACAATATCGATGAAGGGCAGCTGCACGAAATGCTGAGTCACGAACCTCAGAAAACTATCAACGAAAGTAGTCCTAAGTCCCTTACCCAGacagaggaggaggagctctGGAAAAAGCTGGAAGCCGAGGAGCAGCAAGAAACCGCAGAGCTCAGCTCAGAAGCAGAAGAAAGCCTGCAAACAACGGAGAAACTAGTGCGCCAGCTCATGTCCGGAGAAACAGAAACTCCGTCTTCCAAAAAACGTGTTGCAGGCATCAGTAGAACGGTGGAAGTTCAGGAAACCATATcagaagatgatgatgatgacggtGACCAGGAGGAAGAGGTGCAAACCATACGAGAGCAGATGTGCCTGCTGCCCAACGAAGAGCGAGAGCCCTTCCTCAGAGCTCAACTACAAGTACTTAAAGCGAAAATGAGGAAGATACAAAAGGTGAACTTTATTAGCGATGAGCTGATACACTTAATGAATGTGGTCGTCATGCTAGAGGACGATCTACAGGACATGATATTTGAGCAGGAACTGGAGGCCAGCGAGGAAGAGGAGGTCGTTGAAGACAATCGTCTTCCAGAGGAGCCAAGTGAAGAACTTGTTACTGTACCTGAAGCCAGCACAAACAAACGTCGCATTTCGTTTGCCCTTAGCGATGAAAAACTAGAATTCAGAAGGGAGGAGACCGTTGCCGAAATGTTGCCCAATGCGAAAAAGAACTCGAGGGACATCGTCAAGCTAAATGCACCTGTTAAACCTGCAGCAAATCCACAACCAGTATCCATTAAAACAGAACGTCAAACAAACTTGGATATTATGCAAAAAGTAGAAAGAAACATAGAGTTTGTCAAGGAAAACCAGAGTGTCCAGGACTTCGATTTGCTCAATAGAATTATGGAGGAGTCTACGGGACTCATCAACACTTTACACATAGGTTTTACTCATTCCGGTGCCATACCCTCGCCCAGAAGTGATCAAAGCGATGCCATTCCTGGAAACCCATCTGATTTCTATGAGAAATATGAGAGGGAGAAAGCTCGGCTGAATGATTCTTTTCCTATTTATGTGAACGGTTTTGAGGGCGAGGAGCAAGTTAAAGTGCCCATAATGAGCGAAGCTTCACGTGGATCAGCCTATGAGGATCCCAGAAGTCAG TTCTCCAAGCCGAATTCTTCTGAGGGCGACACTACTGATCCTGAATCGTCCACCAAGTCAATTCTACGAAATAAATCCGCTGTGAACCTGGAGCCGCAAAATGTCAGCCAGCAGCCCAAGAAGGGCAGGAAGGGCCGGAAGCAGAAGAAAAAGGAGCGCACCCTGGACGACGACCTGCGCGACATGAGCGCCTACCAAAAGGTCATGCACGATCTCGTGGAGAAGGAGCCGACTGCTCCGGAGCCTCTGCCCTCGGGCAAGTTCATCGACTCGCATGCGCCTAGGAAGCGGGTTAGCCGCTTCAAGGAGCAGCGAGCTCTTAACAAAACGTAG
- the LOC6532071 gene encoding RNA polymerase II subunit A C-terminal domain phosphatase, producing MQNIADEEGATPSRAPGGVAASGAAEGDDGGGGNGASGGKSSASGNSNNNASGGGIIVLRAALGENEARAVINKWRVREGQFVSAAQILFLYQPVGEDAKPGRPGGDGAIQKYKSQRAGVVKKRLRKEGELLTKGDAILELSECIHTTVIKDMCADCGADLRQNENGQTSEASVPMVHTMPDLKVTQKLAQKLGHDDTRRLLADRKLVLLVDLDQTVIHTTNDTVPDNIKGIYHFQLYGPHSPWYHTRLRPGTAEFLERMSQLYELHICTFGARNYAHMIAQLLDPEGKFFSHRILSRDECFNATSKTDNLKALFPNGDSMVCIIDDREDVWNMASNLIQVKPYHFFQHTGDINAPPGLSKHELDGEGVDFKEITEKQEDKDKTESSSEVKPEDTDKGDNTVTSTSKDDDVNEESVDVFELEGDAKDAEISNASSATEAPKEPSDKLNGKTNAEDIVVIDDSSSGSPDAEKAASDGEDVVVIDDNSKESTKAEVHPTAAEKNEVVASSTTSPEEKEPSADADVATTSKAPSLRVPLEGQKQIEIEDPDDYLLYLEVILRNIHKRFYSIYDETTEIPDLKVIVPKIRCEVLRGKNLVFSGLVPTQMKLEQSRAYFIAKSLGAEVKPNIGKEITHLVAVNAGTYKVNAAKKEPAIKVVNANWLWTCAERWEHVEEKLFPLDRKVRNKGRQPPAHCHSPEHVVNYSERSEISPSSSKQQEEQSGNFRETLNPLLVFTNADIESMNKDYETFFESDSSSDEGPVNFENPPMDKKLLKRKREDDNSNRAHDFFTRSEDIMIGAPNLVEVDISSNEEADDNNEKEDDDDEMPSAKFRRGEDLPSDLELGSDSNSEKDPEDEDDGEWNMMGAALEREFLGLEDFDL from the exons ATGCAGAACATAGCGGACGAGGAGGGCGCGACGCCCAGCCGCGCgccagggggcgtggccgcaTCCGGAGCTGCCGAGGGCGACGATGGCGGCGGAGGAAACGGAGCAAGCGGAGGCAAAAGCAGCgccagcggcaacagcaacaacaacgccaGCGGTGGCGGCATCATTGTTTTGAGAGCTGCGCTGGGAGAGAACGAGGCGAGAGCGGTAATCAATAAATGGCGGGTTCGCGAGGGACAGTTCGTGTCGGCGGCCCAAATCCTGTTTCTTTACCAGCCCGTGGGCGAGGACGCGAAGCCGGGAAGGCCGGGCGGGGATGGAGCCATCCAGAAGTACAAGTCCCAGCGCGCCGGAGTAGTGAAGAAGCGGCTCCGCAAGGAAGGGGAGCTTCTAACGAAGGG GGATGCCATTCTGGAGCTGTCCGAGTGCATACACACCACGGTCATCAAGGACATGTGCGCGGACTGCGGAGCCGACTTGCGTCAAAACGAGAAT GGACAGACCTCCGAGGCCTCGGTGCCCATGGTGCACACCATGCCCGATCTTAAGGTCACCCAGAAGCTGGCCCAGAAGCTCGGGCACGACGACACCCGCCGCCTGTTGGCGGACAGGAAGCTGGTCCTGCTCGTCGATCTCGATCAGACAGTGATCCACACCACCAACGACACCGTGCCGGACAACATCAAGGGCATCTACCACTTCCAGCTGTACGGCCCGCACTCCCCGTGGTACCACACGCGCCTGCGCCCCGGCACCGCGGAGTTTCTGGAGCGCATGTCCCAGCTGTACGAGCTGCACATCTGCACTTTTGGTGCACGCAACTACGCGCACATGATTGCTCAGCTGCTGGACCCGGAGGGCAAGTTCTTCTCGCACAGGATTCTGTCCAGAGATGAGTGCTTCAACGCCACCAGCAAGACGGACAATTTGAA GGCTCTGTTTCCGAATGGCGATTCCATGGTGTGCATCATAGACGATCGCGAGGACGTATGGAACATGGCTTCCAATTTGATACAGGTTAAGCCTTACCACTTCTTTCAACACACCGGGGACATTAATGCCCCGCCGGGCTTGTCCAAGCATGAACTGGATGGCGAAGGGGTTGACTTCAAAG AGATTACCGAGAAGCAAGAGGACAAAGATAAGACGGAATCCAGCAGCGAAGTCAAACCAGAAGACACCGATAAGGGTGACAATACCGTCACAAGCACAAGCAAAGATGACGATGTAAACGAGGAGTCGGTGGACGTGTTCGAGCTAGAGGGCGATGCCAAGGATGCAGAGATTTCCAACGCCTCAAGCGCTACCGAAGCACCCAAAGAGCCGAGTGACAAATTAAATGGCAAGACCAATGCAGAGGATATTGTGGTCATAGACGATAGTTCATCTGGCTCACCAGATGCTGAAAAAGCAGCCAGCGATGGCGAAGACGTTGTTGTTATTGATGATAATTCCAAGGAGAGCACAAAAGCCGAGGTGCACCCCACAGCGGCAGAAAAGAACGAGGTTGTGGCCTCATCCACTACTTCACCGGAGGAAAAGGAACCATCTGCTGATGCGGATGTGGCCACCACGTCTAAGGCGCCCAGCTTACGAGTACCGCTCGAGGGGCAAAAGCAGATAGAGATTGAGGACCCCGACGATTACCTGCTGTATCTGGAGGTTATACTTCGTAACATTCACAAACGATTCTACTCGATTTACGACGAGACCACGGAAATACCCGATCTAAAGGTCATCGTTCCGAAGATTCGGTGCGAAGTCCTGCGAGGCAAGAACCTGGTGTTCTCCGGCCTGGTGCCCACGCAGATGAAGCTCGAGCAGTCGCGGGCGTATTTCATAGCCAAGAGCCTGGGCGCCGAAGTGAAGCCCAATATTGGCAAGGAGATAACGCATCTAGTGGCGGTCAACGCAGGCACCTACAAGGTTAATGCCGCCAAAAAAGAGCCTGCCATCAAAGTGGTCAATGCGAATTGGTTGTGGACCTGCGCCGAGCGCTGGGAGCATGTGGAGGAGAAGCTCTTCCCCCTGGACCGCAAAGTGCGCAACAAGGGTCGCCAGCCACCCGCTCATTGCCATAGTCCCGAGCACGTGGTCAACTACAGCGAGCGCTCGGAGATCTCGCCATCGAGCAGCAAGCAGCAGGAGGAACAGAGCGGAAACTTTCGCGAAACTCTAAATCCGCTGCTGGTCTTCACAAACGCAGATATTGAGTCCATGAATAAGGACTACGAAACATTCTTTGAGTCAGACTCGTCCAGTGACGAGGGTCCTGTAAATTTTG AAAATCCACCCATGGACAAGAAGCTGTTGAAGAGAAAGCGCGAAGATGATAATTCCAATAGAGCGCATGACTTTTTCACGCGAAGCGAGGACATAATGATCGGAGCGCCGAACCTGGTGGAAGTGGACATTAGCTCGAACGAGGAGGCCGATGACAATAACGAGAAGGAGGATGATGACGATGAGATGCCCAGCGCCAAGTTTAGACGAG GGGAAGACCTGCCATCCGACTTGGAGCTTGGCTCCGACTCTAACAGCGAGAAAGACCCagaggacgaggacgacggCGAGTGGAACATGATGGGCGCCGCTCTGGAAAGGGAGTTTCTCGGCCTGGAAGACTTTGACTTGTAG